Below is a genomic region from Gammaproteobacteria bacterium.
ATGGACCTGGAATCGCGCAAACTGTGGATCGAGTACTCGAAGGCCAAGGACCAGATGTTCGCGCACACCGATATCAAGCAGGCGCCGTGGTACGTGGTTAACGCGGATATCAAAAAGCACGCGCGTCTCAACTGCATCAAGCACCTTTTGAGCATGATTCCTTACAAAGATTTAACTCCGGAGCCGATCGCACTCGAACCGCGCGAGAAAGGGACCGGTTACGTGCGTCCGCCGATGGGCGACCAGACTTTCGTGCCGGAACATCATTAACTGACAGGCAATCGATAACACCATGGCCACATCAACCAATGTTAAAAACAACCTGCTGGTCGTAACCGATAACGAAGCAACCAAAGCCGAGGCGCTAACCGAATCCGTTGTGGTGACGGAACCGGTCGAAATTACCGACCTCGACGCACCCGAGCTCTATCTCAACCGCGAGTTGACCTGGCTCGAATTTAACCGCCGGGTGTTGCACGAGGCGCAAGACGAGAGTAATCCGCTGCTGGAACGTCTCAAGTTCGTCGGTATCGTAAGTTCCAATCTCGACGAGTTTTTCATGAAGCGCATCGGCGGCCTCAAGCAACAGGTTGGCGCCGGCATCATGGACTACAGTGTTGACGGCCGCCTGCCCGCGCAACAGATCGAGGAATGCTATGTCAAGGTGCGCGAGCTCGAAGCACTGAAGTCCGAGCTGGTGCCACACTTGATCGACCTGCTGGCCGAGCATGACATCCATATCACCTCTTACGATGCCCTCAGTGGCGAACACCAGGAAAAGATTCGCAGTTACTACTTCGAAAACATTTACCCGCTGGTGACGCCACAGGGCGTCGACTCGGCGCACCCTTTTCCTTTTATTTCAAACCTTTCGCTGAACCTGCTGGTCACGCTGCGCCACAGCGACAGCGACGAAGAGATGCGGGCTCGCGTCAAGGTCCCGGTGGGTCTCGGTATACCACGCTTTCTGCAGGTACCGGATACCCACATCTTCGTACCGCTCGAAAGCGTCATGGCCAAGAACCTAGACGTGCTGTTTCCGAAGATGCTCATCGTCGATTGTGAATTATTCTACGTCACGCGCAACGCCAATACCGCGCGCGATGAAGATCAGGCCGATGACTTGCTGGCGATCATCGAGTCCGAGGTGCGCCACCGGCGCTTTGCCAATATCGTGCGCGTGGTCGTTGAACATGACATGGATTTAACCCGTCGCGGCATGCTCGCCGCGGAACTGGGGCTCGACGAGGCTGACGTGTTTGAAAAGGTAGGACTACTGGCAACGCGTGACCTGCTGAGCCTGTGCGATCTCGAAATACCCGCACTGCGCTACACGCCGCACTATCCGATCGATCATCCCAAGCTGGTGCACATGTCCAGTATTTTTTATGCGATACGCGAACATGGTTCGATCCTGCTGCAGCACCCCTACGAGTCTTTTATAACCTCGGTCGAACGGCTGCTGCGCGAGGCAAGCCGCGATCCCAAGGTGCGCGCGATCAAGATGACCCTGTACCGCACCTCGGGTGACACCAAGGTCATCGACTATCTCGTCGATGCCGCACAAAACGGAAAACAGGTAGCAGTCGTGGTGGAATTGAAGGCACGCTTCGATGAAGCCGCGAATATACGCTGGTCGAGCCGACTGGAGGAAGCCGGCATCCACGTCACCTACGGCGTCATGGATTTGAAAACCCACTGCAA
It encodes:
- the ppk1 gene encoding polyphosphate kinase 1, which gives rise to MATSTNVKNNLLVVTDNEATKAEALTESVVVTEPVEITDLDAPELYLNRELTWLEFNRRVLHEAQDESNPLLERLKFVGIVSSNLDEFFMKRIGGLKQQVGAGIMDYSVDGRLPAQQIEECYVKVRELEALKSELVPHLIDLLAEHDIHITSYDALSGEHQEKIRSYYFENIYPLVTPQGVDSAHPFPFISNLSLNLLVTLRHSDSDEEMRARVKVPVGLGIPRFLQVPDTHIFVPLESVMAKNLDVLFPKMLIVDCELFYVTRNANTARDEDQADDLLAIIESEVRHRRFANIVRVVVEHDMDLTRRGMLAAELGLDEADVFEKVGLLATRDLLSLCDLEIPALRYTPHYPIDHPKLVHMSSIFYAIREHGSILLQHPYESFITSVERLLREASRDPKVRAIKMTLYRTSGDTKVIDYLVDAAQNGKQVAVVVELKARFDEAANIRWSSRLEEAGIHVTYGVMDLKTHCKVIMVVRNDYSGLRRYVHIGTGNYHAGNARLYTDLGLLTCDPEIGRDITELFNYLTTGFTPRRNYRKI